The following coding sequences lie in one Zingiber officinale cultivar Zhangliang chromosome 2B, Zo_v1.1, whole genome shotgun sequence genomic window:
- the LOC122048931 gene encoding calcium-dependent protein kinase 20-like, with protein MIHITDHPWLQNANKAPNVNLGETVRARLQQFSMMNKFKKKALRVIAEHLSVEEIADIKEMFENMDINKKGQINFDELKYGLRKLGHQVADSYVKALLEAVSYC; from the exons ATGATTCACATTACAGATCATCCTTGGCTGCAGAATGCCAATAAGGCACCCAATGTAAATCTTGGTGAAACTGTTCGAGCAAGACTCCAGCAATTTTCAATgatgaataaatttaaaaagaaagctCTTAGG GTGATAGCTGAACACTTGTCTGTGGAGGAGATTGCCGACATAAAGGAAATGTTTGAGAATATGGATATCAACAAAAAAGGACAGATAAATTTTGATGAGTTAAAGTATGGTTTGCGCAAGCTCGGACACCAGGTTGCTGATTCATATGTCAAAGCATTATTGGAAGCAGTAAGTTATTGCTGA